The Cucurbita pepo subsp. pepo cultivar mu-cu-16 chromosome LG05, ASM280686v2, whole genome shotgun sequence nucleotide sequence AAaggatttggatcaaatcaggACAACGTAAAAACCCTAATCCCCTTCTCTCCTCGTGGATGATGGAACCACCAAGTTCCCGATGACGAACACGGTCTGCGGTGCTTTCAATTCAATAGCTTGGGGAAGGTTCGGATTTTGGACTGAGTTTGGGCCTTTTGGgcttttagttatttatttgggctatttttatttttttttttactttttcactTATACTAAATaggtttatatttaaaaataataataacaaattataaattcaattttcaaactaATAGTATCTATTTTaatacttcaaaattaaaaaggttgaattgtataattttatataataaataaataatcaaaaatatattgacCAAAATAGAATGGTCAATGTTTGCCGGCGTGACATGTGAATTAACAAAACAATACAATACATAAATATTAGACATCATCGGTAATAAGTGCTTAAAAATGGATGATTATTACTTATTAACTATACCAATTAaataagacattttttttttcgataacTCATTTGATTCAACAAATGTCTATTCTGATGTCTCATGCCATCGATCACCCTTATGCTGGAAATATTTTCCAGGTCTATAACCTTACCAAAGAGTTGAGACAAACCTCTAACGTGGTTTGTGTTTACTTAGAGAAAGCAACGAGATTGATGACGAGATGGGCCGATTTGCCATAGTTTTGGTTTTGAGGTAGCCGAGATTAACAAATTGTGCAAAATTATGAAGTGTTAGTCGAAGACATCCTATAAGATTACATTGCCTTCATATATGAAAATTCACCTTGTCATTGATGTAAGTAACTTGAAAGTATATCACACCGATTTAGATGAACAAAGCGCAACAAGATGGCTTAACCTCCCGTGACGATGGAGaatattaaaaggaaaaagttgaaaaagattTTGGTTCTCCACATGaacaatttgaataaaatcatttgtaataattacaAACTGAGTTGTATCGATAATGTTTCAAGAATAAGACACCAAACCTTACCATATACTATAGTCTCTTTAAGTTTCTACTTGAACATAGTTCTATTCTATGTTAACCATAGAtgtaaaagttaaaaaaaaagagtagtaTTCgcatttttattgattaagaATCACTcgttaactaaaaaaatgtcagaaTTATCGAGTTCATATTagtcttaataaaataaaaactttaagaaaaaaaaaaccaaaattatttatttttccttttccataaTTATGTTAATAACATCTCATGTCTCTTCGGACTTTATTtcacataaatatttattttaaaaaagaaggttATCCTAATTTTTGTCTATTATTCTCTCATTGTCGGTTTCAGAGACGTTTTTCCATTTTGacttttgttggttttttagTAGGAAATTCTCGAGAaatattaccatttttttataaatgtccATTGATAACATGAAATTTGTAGGAAACTATACTCCCAATGAGGCAATAAACCCTATTTGATTTTGGAAAATggtgacaaaaaaaattaatttttggcCCACCTTTCTCAACCGTTCCTATatctgaaatttaattttaattaaatatatagtcAAACACGTTGTAGTACAGGTAACATGCCTAGCTGGATGATATTTGACTCTATTTTAGACATCTAGACTTTGTGACCCATTTGGTACCCAAACCACCAATGGcaattattcatatttttaggCCCCTAAAGAtcaatttttccaaaaattttatttccaaaacATACCCTAATTCGTTTACTCTTTTAATCTATATTAAatggattttaaaaattagtgaAATTTTAAACTCCCTTCGAAGGAAAATCCttctaacttaaaaaaaaaaattcaaaaatatttttactattaatattatattttaaaaatactcgtaaaattgtaaaagaaacatcaaaatctactattgtaaataaataaataaaatattattacttgactaatatttcataaattatttataaacattttaatattatcttgaaaaatttactaatatttttgaaatttagtagataaaaatatttttgaaattttttaaaaaaatttaacggcattattgaaacttttgaaagggtaaagacattttttaaatcatttttaaagttcaaaattattttttaaccaaaatagtaattttattttaaatttaaaaatagttttttaccttttaaaaatttaaagatattattaaaaaaatttaaaaaatttcgaaCAAGAGCACAAAGagagttattattattattattattattattattattattagtttagacttttatttatcaaaaatcatgattttttaataacacttgaacaattaaaaataataaaaaataatttttaaacaattgaaaataataaaataattatcaatgGAGCTCATGTCTTGTTCCATTggttatttaataatcttttgCCCATTTCAGAAGGTATGCGTCGTTTCCCAATCAATTAAttctatataaaaatatatttcacataacattaatattaataataaatattattatattttaattttataaataaaataaaaaaaactctaattAAATTGAATCACGCCCATTCTATATATTAAatggattttaaaaattagtgaAATTTTAAACTCTCTTTCAATCCttctaactttaaaaaaaaaaaattcaaaaatatttttattattaatattatattttaaaaatactcctaGAATGGTAAAAGtaacatcaaaataaatgatatttcataaattatttataaacattttaatattattttgaaaaatttactagtatttttaaattttagtagataaaaatatttttgaatttttttaaaaaaatttaacggcattattgaaacttttgaaagggtaaatacattttttaaatcatttttaaagttgaaaattattttttaaacaaaatagtaattttattttaaatttaaaaatagttttttatcttttaaaaatttgaagatattattaaaaaaattttaaaaatttcgaaCAAGAGCACAAAGagagttattattattattagtttagacttttatttatcaaaaatcatgattttttaataacacttgaacaattaaaaataataaaaaataatttttaaacaattgaaaataataaaataattatcaatgGAGCTCATGTCTTGTTCCATTggttatttaataatcttttgCCCATTTCAGAAGGTATGCGTTGTTTCCCAATCAATTAATTCTATATaatactttaaaaagaaatatatttcacataacattaatattaataataaatattaataaatttggacAACAATCGATGTAAGATTTAGTGTCCCTATGACAATTTAACACGATTTGTCAAAGGAGTAGTCTTGAGTTTAGCTGTTATTCATTATAAATTTGGACATCTTCTCAATGCACTACTCTAGTAGATAGATTTAATGTGTCAGTAGATCTATATTGAGAAATCCTAGCCCAAGAATCTCTTTTGCTGCACCCAAATCTTCCGTCTCATATATCGAACAAATGCTTGCCTTGGAGTTGTTTTATATCCCTCCTATTGAACCATGTAATCAATATATTATGCAAATACAAGATTAGCAATACATGGGAATCAATGCATTTGGTGTTGATCTTTTTACTCCTGTGAAAATCGCTCTCCCATGTGAAGAAGTTAAACTTCTTATACCACTGTTTTGGTGTTTGTTTACACCCAGCATTCTTGGCTTGGAACTACAAACCCTCCCCATTGATGCAGAGGTAAAAACTTTagagtaaaatttaaaaggtaataattttaaatgttatttgaCTTTAAAACGTCAAAGAAGTCAAAACTTAACGTGAAATGAGCTTAACATTTGTCCACCCTCCGAAATATTCAAAGTAACCTAAAAGTATCTAAaatgaacgtgaatgtatctAGGCAAGCCTAAAAACATAACCCAGCCCTTGAAGCTACGTGAGTGTCTTAAAATTACCCAAACGTCCTTTGAAATCAAAACCTAACTCAAAATGACATTAAAATGTATAGAGCAACACTAGAAACCTACCAACTAANAATATTCAAAGTAACCTAAAAGTATCTAAaatgaacgtgaatgtatctAGGCAAGCCTAAAAACATAACCCAGCCCTTGAAGCTACGTGAGTGTCTTAAAATTACCCAAACGTCCTTTGAAATCAAAACCTAACTCAAAATGACATTAAAATGTATAGAGCAACACTAGAAACCTACCAACTAACCAAACGTGGTTAAAAAGCGTCTTTAGGAAACCTTAATGCACCGTCACTGCTCACCTCTAGTCACCATTACTTACTACCACTTCGACAACGCCTTACAATAATTAGCTGTAACGACCtgatcatatattttaaatataaatgcaaggttattaattaataaccaatggagttttttaattttaaacatttcttaataagtttttaaattgtaaaaaatatgtcaaccaataatttaaaagaaaaattaaaattcaatttgaagTAAAGACTTGTACAGAGAAAAGGTGGAaggataaatttgtaattttaaatgataaataaataaataagagggTGGGAAAGATTCAAAcaaacgaaaaataaataaataaataaataaataaataaatgagaagaGTAATCGATGACAGATCATCAAGGAAAGAAGACGTGGACCAACCAAAACCAAAGTCGTCTGGGGcccaccaccaccactacCACCAAAATATCCACTTAATATAACCTATCTTCCTCTAAACCcctcttattaaaaataaataaataaataaaccaaaacagagagaaaaaaaagaagaagaagccattgAGCCCTCCGACGAGGCCACTGGACCTCCGTTCATCCCCGGCCACGGGGCTCTGTCGGGGATTCCACCCAAACCCACATCCACCATGTCCGAATCCTACGCGCCTCCGCCACCGCCCCGCAAGCCAAGGTTCGTCCCGACGGCTCTGTACAAGCAGCGATCCTGGTCGCCGGACGCATCAAGAGAGGAGGCGTGGCAGAGGCAGAAGGGGAGAAGCAAGAAAGGAAGAAGCCGGAGCGTGACGGCGGAGGATCTGGACGAGTTAAAGGCCTGTCTCGAGTTGGGTTTCGAGTTCGACTCGTCCGAGTTAGACACCCGACTCACCAATACCTTACCGGCTTTGGAACTGTATCACGCCGTTAACAAAAGCTACTCCGATTCCAtctccaagtccaccgctacgACGGCGGTTTCATCTCCCGACCGCGATTCCGTCAATTCTCCTTCCCCTCTCGGCAGCCCCCTTGCCATCCTCGGCTCCTCCGGTAGCCTTCAATTTCatgctttatttttatttatatttaattgtagAAATGAATCTAACCGAATTTGTTTGATGGAAATGAACAGGAAAAAATCCACAGGCGGTGAAGACAAAGCTCCGACAGTGGGCTCAAGTGGTGGCCTGTTCGGTCAGAAACTCCTCAACCTAAGTCCGGTTAATTCTAAACTAAACCATAGTtagtcaaaagaaaaatggacgTCACCGTTCACCCACCACCGCCAGTATGATTACTGTTTGAATTATGAGTACAATTTTGgtgattgtttttgttttagaggagttttatataatatataattattatatgcaaaaatggaaggacaaaaagaaaaggaaaaagaaaaggaagaagaaaacagtGGTGGGtgttattttgtgtttgaacttttttgttttttactaGGTTTATGTTTGAATTCTGTTGTAAAAAGGTCAAAACTTTGGTGGGTGTCCTTTTTTCTTGGATAtgatttcatcttcttccagGTTCTTCAAACACTTTTGGTAACTGATTGTTGATTTAGGTTTGATGCTCCAATTATCTCAAAGTTTGTTCTACCATGTTTGCTTTCGGCTCAACAAATAtggaaaaaatcaatatatgtATCTTTGTTCGGCCCATGGTCTCTTTTTCTAGCTATGTCTCGAGTGATAGATGTAGCCTAAGATTCAAAAATAAGGATTTGAAACTTGGATTCTGGGTTTAAGGTTTAAGGTTTaaggtgtgagatcccacgatctcatattggttgggaggaaaacgaaacatccttGGTAAGGATGTGTAAATCTTTCCCTagccgacgcgttttaaaccattgaggggaagcttgaaaaggaaaactcaaaaaagacaatatgtctgctagtggtgggcctTGGTTGTTACATAATAACATGATCACATTACTTATTTCTCGCTTTTGAGAATGAAGACTATCCCTATATTCTAACATGGGTCTTTTCAGCATGTTATCTTCACTTACATGcttattaagaaaatttccTAACCGTCATCCAACATAGGTGATAGGATTGCTCTAAGCAAAACATGTTTAGCTTTGGAATTTATGTGATTGAgccattgaaaaagaaagtgcaTTTTGTCGTATGAGATGTTGAAGAATGTCAGAGGGTTGTCATGTGTcaattccaaattttaaatcttgattGGAAATTTGGGTATTgaggtgttacaaatggtattagatcGGGATCTCTCCTAATAAGATGTGGTTTCGAGGATGAACCAGTGCGAAATGATGTGTTCTTGCTAGAGTCTACAATTATGAAGTCGGGACATCCAACTACTGatgttccatctatagtgtagatatatcCGAATAAGATATTGCTACAATCTACATTTTCACTATGATCAAtatccataaaacataacagaACTACTTTGTCATTGTCATAATGAAATGAAGTATTAGATGTACCTCTCAAATATCTTAGTAGTCACTCcacagcttcccaatgttctTTCCTCGAGTTTTCCATGTGTTATTTCACGTCTAGTGCATACCATAACATACATCAATCTCCCAATTACATAAGTGTATGGAACAAATGTCATGTGCTCACACGCCTTAATTGTCTCGGGAGATTGCCCTTATGACAATTTAACACGATTTGTCAAAGGGTTAGTCTTGAGTTTAGTATAGTTCATTCTAAAtttggacaatatcttctcGATGTACTACTCTGGGGATAGATTTAGTGTCCCTATGACAATTTAACACGATTTGTCAGAGGAGTAGTCTTGAGTAGTCTTGAGTTTAGCTGTTATTCATTATAAATTTGGACATCTTCTCAATGCACTACTCTAGTAGATAGATTTAATGTGTCAATAGATCTATATTGAGAAATCCTAGCCCAAGAATCTCTTTTGCTGCACCCAAATCTTTCGTCTCATATATCGAACAAATGCTTGCCTTGAAGTTGTTTTATATCCCTCCTATTGAACCATGTAATCAATATATTATGCAAATACAAGATTAATGGGAATCAATGCATTTCgtgttgatttttttactCCTGTGAAAACCGCTCTCCCATGTGAAGAAGTTAAACTTCTTATACCACTGTTTTGGTGTTTGTTTACACCAAGCATTCTTGGCTTGGAACTACAAACCCTCCCCATTGATGCATATAAGTCTCTTCATCTAGATCTACGTAAAAACACTGCTTTTACATCAATTTGCTCAAGATGCAAATTCTCTTATGCAACAATACGAGTATTAGAATTCAGATAATAGTTAATTTTACCATATGAGAATATTTCATCacaatcaatatatatatatatatatttttttgaatgtTCTTTAACTACTAATCGATCCTTGAACCTTCTTTTGTCATTTAGTTCGGCCTCGATTATGAATCATTACTTGTTTAAGAAAACTCTATTTCTTATATGTAACTCAGTCAACGCCtatgtgttatttttttcaagtgaGTTCGTCTCATCATCCATAACATGCTCACTTGGCCAAATCCTTGTACACAACAGTTTTATCATATGACACGTTACAATATCTTAGAATTGTTTGTTTTCCTCGTCTCAAAACTTGTATCCAAATATGTCAAAACCATAACCTATGAAATAGCACttcacagccttagcatcaagTTCATCTCTCTTCTCTAGATCAACATGAATGTATGAAGTGCAACCAAAATGTCTTTGACAACCTAAAATGAACCATCGTATTCTTTATCCACTCATTCAATGTTCTGTTCATTCTTTTAACAATATCATTTTGTCTTACTGTATCGAGAACTATTCGTTTGATTTCCTCAGTTGCAcaaaatgttttgaattttgacttGTCATACTCTTATCCATCGTCAAACCTTAGATTTTCAACTtaacttctattttttttaaggtggCCAATATGGGACGGGAGAATGTCATATAAGGAAACCATGACCGGTTGAACCTAAGAACCCTCATCAGCGCCTGAATATGCAAACCCCTAATCACAAATGCTAAACCCCCCCCCCACCCCCCCCCGAATCAATTTGATTTCACCCCAAGGGGAAATAAGACTTGAATTACCTTATTGATCAAATACAAGAAAACTTCtatgagatttgaatcactccacaagcaagatttattatatcaagcttgaatgattctaaatatgcaatctaaattatatagaattgcaaagaaacttagccgtCGGCTAAAATAAAGCACAAGAATAGTATCCCAAGATacgggtaaagatgacatcaaaatcaatgttttaatttcatcttcaaaattaatttccgCGTAACTCTATCGATTTTACAATCATATcgaattcttttatttgatcTACAACTGATCCACATTCAGACATCTGTAAATTGATTAGTCTATGCATCGACTATAGCTTGTTTATAGTCTATGacttttcatacatattttaCAACGCCTTCAAACAGATccgacgttgtcttctccttgacgATGTTGATTGCCACATTTTTTTGTCAACATTAACCGAATAAACCCTAGAGCCTTCAATCCTTGAGCTTTCGCTCCTCCATGGTCATGGAATTCGACTTCACCTCGGACAAGGGTTCTTGAAGATCTCTCTAGTAcaaataatcttcaatctgatCTTGCAGAAACCGCAATCATATCTAGCAAAGTTCTCGATTTCGATCTTTaagctttccatcttcacataTCGTGGTAAATCTCTCCaaactttgataccaattcTTAAATCACATAACTCACATACTCGATTTAGATGAAAAATACGAAAAACAAGAGAGAACAAGTGCACTTGTCACTCGTTAAAGTGCATGGTGTTCCATAACTAAAGAAAACATGATTCTTTAAGAATCGATAACAATCAGCATGCCACAACACGTCGTTACTTCCTAATGTCTCGACGTTACATATTTGACAATACACACCAAAGCCAACGTTACAAATGTGTGCGTACTTTCATTTGTCACCTATCACGTTATAATTTCAGATAGAGCTAATCACATTGTAACTCGCTTAGACCTTAAATACAATCGCTAAACATTTAATATCTTGAAATTAAGCGGTTCTGAAAGCACTTCTAATAACTCGAAGAACTCTCTCGGCAACTTCTTCTCCAAATTGCAACGGCATCGTTTTGCTTAGATCCATTTCGATTGCTTTCTTCTTAATCATAAGATCTCTCTTCTCCAACAAATTNTTCACATATCGTGGTAAATCTCTCCaaactttgataccaatttttAAGATCACATAACTCACATACTCAATTTAGATGAAGAATACGAAAAACAAGAGAGAACAAGTGCCCTTGTCACTCGTTAAAGTGCATGGTGTTCCATAACTAGAGAAAACATGATTCTTTAAGAATCGATAACAATCAGCATGCCACAACACGTCGTTACTTCCTAATGTATCGACGTTTCATATTTGACAATACACATCAAAGCCAACGTTACAAATGTGTGCGTACTTTCATTTGTCACCTATCACGTTATAATTTCAGATAGAGCTAATCACATTGTAACTCGCTTAGACCTTAAATACAATCGCTAAACATTTAATATCTCGAAATTAAGCGGTTCTGAAAGCACTTCTAATCACTCGAAGAACTCTCTCCGCAACTTCTTCTCCAAATTGCAACGGCATCGTTTTGCTTAGATCCATTTCAATTGCCTTCTTCTTAATCATAAGATCTCTCTTCTCCAACAAACTCCTTTCATTACCATCTTCAATCTCCCTTCCTCCATTACTACACAACTCCATCCATATCCTCAACACCTCCTTCGAGATCGGACCGATTTCCTCACGGATAATCTCTTCCACACGCCCCGACTCGCTCTCCTCGCACTTCACACTCACTAGAATTCCCGTCGACGAAACAACTTTTCGAAAGAAGAGTGACGACGAGAAGTACGGGCTTACTTCCGACACGGCATCGAGTCGGCGTCGATACTTCTCGAGCTCAGTCTCCTCGTAGAAAGTTGTGAGGTAGTCGGGACGGAGGACGATATCGACTCGAGGGATCAAATCGaggaagaaaattagaaaagtaGGGCTGCATTGAACTAACTCGAATTGGAAATGAGGAATGTCGTTTGTGGTTTTCAGGTAGCCGGCGATGTTGGTTATGTTGAACGCGCCGCCGTGTGGTTGCTTTAAGTGTAACCAACTTGCAATCACGAAATCAATCTGAAATTCCGAGAAAGTTggaacaatttaattaaaattctttttataattacaaCCAAAATAAAGTTACCGGCGACGGTGGAAGGGCAGATCGGATGAGGAGAGTGCCCTGTGAAGTGCCGGTTTGGTTCTGATAATACTCTACATCTGACGGAACCGTCGACGGAAGTAGATGCTCTCCGACCCCATCATCGACGGCTTGGATTAAATCCACCATCAGATCTCTGTGCGCAGCCGTCAGATGCGGAAACTCCATCAGCTTCGACGCCGGCCGACCACTCCCCATCGCCGCGGACGGCAGCTCCGCCTTGATTACTTGCcgtgttcttcttcttcctcctccgaAACGCAGTGGTGGAAGACAATAACAAGCTCTTGGGACCAGCGTCAAGGTTGTCAGAGCCATTTGTGGCCTNatttaaatttctttcataGTCTACGGATcgattagatataaaattgattgtttATGCATCTGTTAAATACTTTTTGAATCCAAATTTATCATATCTCCAACGCTTAGCATGTTAGATACCACGGATTATTGAGTTATTACATTA carries:
- the LOC111794695 gene encoding uncharacterized protein LOC111794695; protein product: MSESYAPPPPPRKPRFVPTALYKQRSWSPDASREEAWQRQKGRSKKGRSRSVTAEDLDELKACLELGFEFDSSELDTRLTNTLPALELYHAVNKSYSDSISKSTATTAVSSPDRDSVNSPSPLGSPLAILGSSGKNPQAVKTKLRQWAQVVACSVRNSST
- the LOC111796165 gene encoding red chlorophyll catabolite reductase-like, whose product is MALTTLTLVPRACYCLPPLRFGGGRRRTRQVIKAELPSAAMGSGRPASKLMEFPHLTAAHRDLMVDLIQAVDDGVGEHLLPSTVPSDVEYYQNQTGTSQGTLLIRSALPPSPIDFVIASWLHLKQPHGGAFNITNIAGYLKTTNDIPHFQFELVQCSPTFLIFFLDLIPRVDIVLRPDYLTTFYEETELEKYRRRLDAVSEVSPYFSSSLFFRKVVSSTGILVSVKCEESESGRVEEIIREEIGPISKEVLRIWMELCSNGGREIEDGNERSLLEKRDLMIKKKAIEMDLSKTMPLQFGEEVAERVLRVIRSAFRTA